From a region of the Polynucleobacter corsicus genome:
- a CDS encoding coniferyl aldehyde dehydrogenase produces MSINRFTLQLDEIRAAYAAEPNPSLEVRLERIGRIEQMIAANEEKICRVLAADFGNRHPIESRLLEFQMIYQACKHVRKHLKEWLKPQLVATPGFLGSSQAWTQMQSMGVVGIMSPWNYPVQLALVPAIAAFAAGNRVWLKPSERSSRTSGFLATLIQEYFHPSEFCVSVGGTEVAESFAALPFDHLFFTGSAEVGKKVMRAAADHLTSITLELGGKSPAIVDSSANLKDAAASIAYGKLVNSGQTCIAPDYVVIHASDCEVFVQELQNAAQKQFSDPAELTNAIDEHQLARWHHLVQDAVDRGAQVIPLISCADNVELPFTPVALLNVSEDALVMQEEVFGPILPIVTMHDIDSTIRHINDRPKPLALYWFGKNKGVMKRILSETRSGGVTINDTLLHAAVEDLPFGGIGASGMGAYHGKAGFEAFSHRKSVLEVRGFFGLHFLRGTQLARPPYGNGVERLLRWLR; encoded by the coding sequence ATGTCGATCAATCGCTTCACACTCCAATTAGATGAAATCAGGGCAGCTTATGCCGCAGAACCCAACCCTAGCCTAGAGGTTCGCCTTGAGCGCATTGGCCGAATAGAGCAAATGATTGCTGCCAATGAAGAAAAGATCTGCAGAGTATTGGCTGCGGATTTCGGCAATCGCCACCCTATTGAGAGCCGTCTACTTGAGTTTCAGATGATTTATCAGGCCTGCAAACATGTTCGCAAGCACCTCAAAGAGTGGCTGAAACCTCAGCTAGTAGCAACACCTGGATTTTTAGGATCATCTCAAGCTTGGACTCAAATGCAATCCATGGGAGTCGTGGGCATTATGAGTCCTTGGAATTACCCAGTACAGCTTGCACTTGTTCCAGCCATTGCTGCCTTTGCGGCAGGTAATCGCGTTTGGCTTAAGCCCTCAGAAAGAAGTTCACGTACCTCTGGATTCTTGGCAACATTGATTCAAGAATATTTTCACCCGAGTGAATTTTGCGTTAGCGTAGGCGGCACTGAAGTCGCAGAATCTTTTGCGGCACTGCCGTTTGATCACCTCTTTTTTACCGGCTCCGCAGAAGTGGGCAAGAAGGTGATGCGCGCAGCTGCAGATCACCTGACGTCAATCACATTAGAGCTTGGCGGTAAATCACCGGCGATTGTTGACTCTTCAGCCAATCTTAAAGATGCTGCTGCTAGCATTGCTTACGGCAAGCTAGTCAATAGTGGCCAGACTTGTATTGCGCCTGACTACGTTGTGATTCACGCGAGTGATTGCGAAGTGTTTGTTCAAGAGTTACAGAATGCAGCCCAAAAACAATTCTCTGATCCAGCAGAGTTAACTAACGCCATTGATGAGCATCAACTAGCACGTTGGCATCATCTTGTTCAAGATGCCGTGGATCGTGGCGCACAAGTCATCCCACTCATTTCCTGTGCTGATAATGTTGAGTTGCCATTCACTCCGGTAGCTCTCCTCAACGTTTCTGAGGATGCCCTCGTCATGCAAGAAGAGGTATTTGGCCCCATTCTGCCAATCGTGACAATGCACGATATCGACTCCACTATTCGCCATATCAATGATCGTCCAAAGCCATTAGCCTTATATTGGTTTGGCAAAAATAAAGGCGTCATGAAGCGGATTCTCAGTGAGACTCGCTCTGGCGGCGTAACGATCAATGACACTCTGTTGCATGCGGCTGTGGAAGATCTCCCATTTGGCGGCATCGGCGCAAGCGGTATGGGCGCCTATCACGGCAAAGCCGGTTTTGAGGCATTTAGTCATCGCAAATCTGTTTTAGAGGTGCGCGGCTTCTTTGGTCTTCATTTTTTACGCGGCACTCAATTAGCCAGGCCACCCTACGGTAATGGTGTTGAGCGCCTATTGCGCTGGCTGCGTTAA